A section of the Myxocyprinus asiaticus isolate MX2 ecotype Aquarium Trade chromosome 40, UBuf_Myxa_2, whole genome shotgun sequence genome encodes:
- the LOC127431088 gene encoding barH-like 1 homeobox protein translates to MEASTNGSSFGIDSLLSHRPGSPVLAKGDSLVGECRSPLEFSPRSDLESRCSSPPSPRRECGEDAAQRSGHPLGLASQLQHGPISVGSQPRTVTSSFLIRDILADCKPLAACAPYSSNGQPTQETGRLASKIAEDYIEKIHSNSSSDSEYKVKEEGDREISSSRDSPQVRLKKPRKARTAFTDHQLAQLERSFERQKYLSVQDRMELAASLNLTDTQVKTWYQNRRTKWKRQTAVGLELLAEAGNYSALQRMFPSPYFYPQSLVSNLDPGAALYLYRGPSAPPPALQRPLVPRILLHGLQGANEPPLPPLSGVLPRPIPPR, encoded by the exons ATGGAAGCGTCCACCAACGGCTCCAGTTTTGGAATCGACTCCCTACTATCCCACAGGCCCGGAAGCCCAGTCCTTGCAAAGGGGGACAGTTTGGTAGGGGAATGCCGCTCCCCTCTGGAGTTCAGCCCCAGGTCAGACTTAGAGAGCCGTTGTTCTTCTCCTCCGTCCCCGAGGCGGGAGTGCGGTGAGGATGCGGCGCAGAGATCGGGTCACCCCCTCGGGCTTGCGTCCCAGTTGCAGCACGGGCCGATCTCCGTTGGATCACAACCTCGGACTGTCACTTCATCCTTCTTAATAAGAGATATTCTAGCTGACTGTAAACCTTTAGCGGCTTGTGCCCCTTACTCCAGCAATGGCCAGCCGACACAGGAGACAGGAAGGTTGGCATCCAAAATCGCAGAAGACTACATTGAAAAGATCCACAGTAACTCATCGTCAGACAGTGAATACAAAG TAAAAGAGGAGGGCGACAGGGAGATCTCGAGCAGCAGAGACAGCCCGCAGGTCCGTCTGAAGAAGCCACGGAAAGCGCGGACAGCCTTCACTGACCATCAGCTCGCTCAGCTAGAGCGCAGCTTTGAGCGTCAGAAGTACCTGAGTGTGCAGGACAGAATGGAGCTAGCAGCATCTCTAAACCTGACCGACACGCAGGTCAAAACCTGGTACCAGAACAGGAG GACAAAGTGGAAGAGGCAAACGGCAGTCGGACTTGAATTGTTAGCGGAAGCTGGGAATTATTCTGCCCTGCAGAGGATGTTCCCCTCGCCGTATTTCTACCCTCAAAGCCTGGTGTCGAATCTGGACCCTGGAGCAGCGCTCtatttatacaggggaccttcggCGCCCCCGCCGGCGCTGCAGCGTCCTCTCGTTCCCCGGATTCTCCTGCACGGTCTACAGGGCGCCAACGAGCCGCCTCTGCCCCCACTCTCCGGTGTGCTACCCAGACCCATACCACCACGATGA